The Chthonomonas sp. genome includes a window with the following:
- a CDS encoding tetratricopeptide repeat protein: protein MPSTRTYLFTDVEGSTRLWAECEPEMRRAMARHDEIAAEVLGRHDSTLHKKRGEGDSLFVTFNDPVSAVAGAVDLVKALESEPWALPRPIRIRAAIHTGTSEYRDDDYYGSDINLCARIRGLGHGGQILVSREFLEACGHPLPVLDLGLHRMKDIDGPRQIYQVLDPELQRDFPPLRGLAEVPKNLPAYATHFFSRTDLEFEFTASTPEHRLITLAGPAGCGKTRLAVEAAGRLCEGYPHGAWFVDCGSAHSRPDIELAIRSAINLPEIGDVRLVEQLRRHWTQEAVLIVFDNLEQCIDESALLIEELLIAVPSASIWTTSRETLGLVGEKVVRVEPLPTPTVHDQAAMVMGNVAVRMFFDRAGLVESDAAPDPVSLERVRSIVTELDGIPLAIELAAARLKTLDLAEIEDQLRNRMELLSRDRRTAISRQRTIENAIAWSFDLLSPQAQTDLMYLSVLPGPIDEPVARAVLAREDALTAVSSLAEASLLQAGGESKFRFLKTIREFANRQLDGVPSVQVPSARLCGHFEQWCPEIDARYERGEQAEALRDLAEHYDNAREAIHGAVSLPDRELDAACSMVRVLVRHWRAKGLFSEGMAVVEALNRQPSRTTSRGKSDIANAAGTISWRQGHLTAAEAWFGRALDLSIQRSDVAAEAQARNNLGLVAQDRADFATAENHHLEALRLRCELGLRDGQASSCNNLGLVAWQRGRLGAAADYFAQGLSIRRELPGKLGLANTLTNLALVQIDLGDYQSAEHSTDEAITIFQELGDLGALLQARFVKADAHYALGQIPVAQAEYRALLTEYEKLGDDWSVIACRLSLADASWKTDDRAAACALYVSVIEEAGRLAQWGHVAHACVPLARSSLEAGRTSDAQTYCALYDGIAHAENLHASWHCPVQRGELPEWPVAQESREALFAMAARIVQVSAGQPARD from the coding sequence GTGCCCAGCACCCGCACCTATTTGTTCACGGATGTGGAAGGCAGTACTCGGTTGTGGGCCGAGTGCGAGCCCGAAATGCGTCGCGCCATGGCCCGACATGATGAAATAGCGGCCGAGGTCCTTGGCCGACATGATTCAACGCTCCACAAGAAACGAGGAGAAGGCGACAGCTTGTTCGTCACGTTCAATGACCCCGTTTCTGCGGTGGCGGGCGCTGTCGACCTTGTCAAGGCGCTGGAATCTGAGCCCTGGGCCCTGCCTCGTCCCATCCGAATCCGCGCTGCGATTCATACCGGGACAAGCGAATACCGGGACGACGATTACTATGGGAGCGATATCAACTTATGTGCTCGCATACGCGGTTTGGGCCACGGTGGACAAATCTTGGTGAGTCGAGAGTTCCTGGAGGCCTGTGGGCATCCGCTGCCGGTCCTGGATCTCGGCCTTCATCGTATGAAGGATATCGATGGACCGCGCCAGATCTACCAGGTCCTTGATCCCGAGCTTCAGCGCGACTTCCCTCCGCTACGCGGCCTCGCGGAGGTGCCGAAGAACCTACCAGCCTACGCGACCCATTTCTTTTCACGAACTGATCTTGAGTTCGAATTCACGGCTTCCACACCCGAGCATCGTCTTATCACATTAGCCGGGCCAGCCGGTTGCGGCAAGACTCGGTTGGCAGTGGAAGCTGCGGGCCGACTTTGCGAGGGTTATCCGCATGGCGCGTGGTTCGTGGATTGCGGCAGCGCTCACTCGCGGCCAGACATCGAACTGGCCATCCGCTCCGCCATCAATCTCCCGGAAATCGGCGATGTTCGGCTCGTGGAACAGTTGCGCCGGCACTGGACTCAAGAGGCAGTTCTGATTGTCTTCGATAATCTAGAGCAGTGTATCGACGAATCAGCCCTTCTCATTGAGGAACTCCTGATCGCAGTTCCAAGCGCTAGCATTTGGACAACTTCGCGCGAGACACTCGGGCTGGTCGGCGAAAAGGTAGTCCGCGTCGAACCACTGCCCACGCCCACCGTCCACGATCAAGCCGCGATGGTGATGGGGAACGTTGCAGTCCGGATGTTCTTCGACCGTGCCGGACTCGTGGAATCGGACGCTGCTCCCGATCCAGTGTCACTCGAACGGGTGCGGTCGATCGTGACCGAGCTAGACGGAATTCCGCTCGCGATTGAGCTCGCGGCGGCGCGGCTGAAGACCTTGGATCTCGCGGAAATCGAGGATCAGCTCCGCAATCGAATGGAGCTTTTATCACGAGACCGCAGGACTGCTATCAGTCGACAGAGAACAATCGAAAACGCAATCGCTTGGAGCTTCGACTTACTCAGCCCGCAGGCTCAGACCGATCTTATGTATCTTTCGGTCCTGCCTGGGCCCATTGATGAACCGGTAGCCAGGGCTGTCCTCGCACGGGAGGACGCCCTCACGGCAGTGAGCAGCTTGGCCGAGGCATCGCTCTTGCAGGCAGGCGGCGAGTCGAAGTTTCGATTCTTGAAGACGATTCGCGAGTTTGCCAATCGGCAGCTTGATGGCGTCCCGTCCGTTCAGGTTCCATCCGCTAGACTTTGCGGTCACTTTGAGCAGTGGTGCCCAGAGATTGATGCTCGCTACGAGCGTGGCGAGCAAGCGGAAGCCTTGCGTGATTTGGCTGAGCACTACGACAATGCGCGGGAGGCGATCCACGGTGCTGTCTCCTTGCCAGACCGAGAACTCGATGCGGCCTGTTCCATGGTTCGTGTTCTTGTTCGACATTGGCGGGCGAAGGGGCTGTTTTCTGAGGGTATGGCCGTAGTAGAAGCGCTGAATCGACAGCCGTCCCGAACCACCTCGCGCGGTAAGAGCGACATTGCGAACGCGGCGGGAACCATCTCCTGGCGTCAGGGTCACCTGACCGCTGCCGAGGCTTGGTTCGGCCGGGCGCTTGATCTCAGCATTCAACGCTCGGACGTCGCGGCTGAGGCGCAAGCCCGCAACAATCTTGGTCTGGTAGCCCAAGACCGTGCCGACTTCGCCACTGCCGAAAATCACCACCTTGAAGCACTACGGTTACGTTGCGAACTTGGGTTACGGGATGGGCAAGCGTCTTCCTGCAACAACTTAGGGTTGGTCGCTTGGCAACGTGGGCGTCTCGGCGCTGCTGCCGACTACTTCGCTCAAGGATTGTCAATCCGCCGAGAACTCCCGGGAAAGCTGGGCCTCGCGAATACTCTCACAAACTTAGCTCTTGTGCAGATCGACCTCGGTGACTACCAATCGGCGGAGCATTCTACTGACGAGGCGATCACAATTTTTCAGGAGTTAGGCGATCTGGGTGCCCTCTTGCAAGCCCGGTTCGTCAAGGCCGATGCTCACTATGCGCTCGGCCAAATCCCCGTCGCCCAGGCAGAGTATCGCGCTCTGCTCACCGAGTACGAAAAACTGGGCGACGATTGGTCGGTGATCGCATGTCGGCTCAGCCTTGCCGATGCCAGTTGGAAGACCGATGATCGCGCTGCCGCGTGTGCTTTATACGTCTCTGTGATCGAAGAAGCGGGCCGACTCGCTCAATGGGGGCACGTTGCACATGCCTGTGTTCCTTTAGCCCGAAGCTCACTCGAGGCCGGAAGAACTTCGGACGCGCAGACATACTGCGCGCTCTACGACGGCATCGCGCACGCCGAAAATCTTCATGCTTCATGGCACTGCCCCGTCCAACGAGGTGAGCTCCCGGAATGGCCAGTTGCGCAAGAGAGTCGCGAAGCACTTTTTGCCATGGCCGCCAGGATTGTTCAGGTCAGCGCTGGGCAACCAGCGCGCGACTAG
- a CDS encoding N(4)-(beta-N-acetylglucosaminyl)-L-asparaginase, whose translation MLLSTWRRPGEVAIRASWRERSAGADLLTAIERGLATAELDPDLIAIGCGSVPNSEGEIELDAAIMDGRDYRSGAVGGLREIMPAISVARRVMEDTDHCMIVGQAAQEFALQHGYSKVSLDTANSRQRYAEWLQNRPDIPTYVHASDDKMGDTVTMLGLETGPHCVAASSTSGMPFKLPGRVGDSPIVGAGIYADDEIGCAGATGNGEALWRSVASFRTLEHMRAGLSPKEACDATIRHLARRQPHMLVLPSVVLAMNLRGEYAASVVGGEFELWVCRDGEIWMEEVAAIEL comes from the coding sequence ATGCTGCTTTCTACGTGGCGACGCCCGGGCGAGGTCGCCATACGGGCTTCTTGGCGCGAACGGAGCGCGGGCGCAGACCTGCTCACTGCCATCGAGCGCGGACTCGCCACCGCCGAGCTTGATCCCGATCTCATCGCCATCGGCTGCGGCAGCGTGCCCAATTCCGAAGGCGAAATCGAGCTCGATGCCGCCATCATGGATGGCCGCGACTATCGGTCCGGCGCGGTCGGCGGCCTGCGCGAGATCATGCCCGCCATCTCCGTTGCCCGTCGGGTCATGGAAGACACGGACCATTGTATGATCGTCGGTCAAGCGGCCCAAGAATTCGCCCTCCAGCACGGATACTCCAAGGTCTCGCTGGACACCGCGAACTCGAGGCAGCGTTACGCCGAGTGGCTCCAGAATCGGCCTGATATCCCGACTTACGTCCACGCAAGCGACGACAAGATGGGAGACACCGTCACCATGCTCGGCCTAGAGACTGGCCCCCACTGCGTCGCCGCCAGCTCGACCAGCGGTATGCCGTTCAAGCTCCCGGGCCGTGTCGGCGATTCACCCATCGTCGGAGCGGGCATCTACGCGGACGACGAGATCGGGTGCGCCGGAGCCACGGGCAACGGCGAAGCGCTTTGGCGCTCGGTTGCCAGCTTCCGCACACTCGAGCACATGCGCGCCGGGCTCTCGCCCAAGGAGGCTTGCGACGCGACGATTCGTCATCTTGCCCGCCGCCAGCCGCACATGCTTGTTCTGCCCAGCGTCGTGCTCGCCATGAACTTGCGCGGAGAGTACGCTGCCTCCGTCGTGGGCGGCGAGTTCGAGTTGTGGGTCTGCCGCGACGGCGAGATATGGATGGAAGAGGTCGCCGCGATTGAGCTCTGA
- a CDS encoding SelB C-terminal domain-containing protein, whose amino-acid sequence MNPKQDRLLTRVEQRLAMEGISAPDAMALARELVIPIQAVREIVRLGILAGRIIPLGDELWFVPSTLAKLREVAQKLDTGGGFSVGEFRDATLGSRRTAVPILEYFDELGWTEFDGTSRRALSPNRS is encoded by the coding sequence TTGAATCCGAAGCAGGACCGACTGCTCACCCGAGTCGAGCAGCGCCTGGCGATGGAGGGCATCAGCGCGCCCGATGCCATGGCCCTGGCGCGCGAACTTGTTATCCCGATCCAAGCCGTCCGCGAGATCGTCCGACTCGGCATCCTCGCGGGCCGGATCATCCCCTTGGGCGACGAACTCTGGTTCGTCCCCAGCACGCTCGCCAAGCTGCGCGAGGTGGCGCAAAAGCTCGATACCGGCGGAGGATTCTCGGTTGGCGAGTTTCGCGATGCGACGCTGGGCTCACGACGGACCGCGGTCCCCATCTTGGAATACTTTGACGAATTGGGTTGGACCGAATTTGACGGAACCAGCCGGCGCGCGCTCAGCCCCAATCGATCATGA
- a CDS encoding copper homeostasis protein CutC, translating to MIIELEVIATSVQDAVQAQSAGAHRIELVQAIELGGLTPSVGLVRAVKAACGLPLIAMIRNRAGCFEVSAAEFEVMLADVDSLREAGADGFAFGVLNASGTIDFGRARRLVAAAEGRETVFHRAFDSTPDALAALDVCVEVGCTRILTSGHAPSALEGAEKLRNLQSRAAGRIQVLAGGKVRPANAAEIVRRSGVHRLHAGLLTTTERGPELDSQAVKALLASVATGP from the coding sequence ATGATCATCGAACTCGAGGTGATCGCTACCAGCGTCCAAGATGCCGTCCAGGCACAGAGCGCAGGTGCGCACCGCATTGAGCTCGTCCAAGCAATCGAGCTCGGCGGCCTTACTCCCAGCGTCGGGCTCGTGCGTGCAGTCAAAGCGGCGTGCGGTCTCCCGCTCATCGCCATGATCCGCAATCGGGCAGGCTGTTTCGAAGTGAGCGCGGCCGAGTTTGAAGTCATGCTCGCCGATGTGGATTCGCTCCGTGAGGCAGGGGCCGATGGGTTCGCCTTTGGAGTCCTCAATGCCTCCGGGACCATCGATTTCGGACGCGCGCGGCGGCTCGTAGCAGCGGCAGAGGGACGGGAGACAGTTTTTCACCGTGCCTTTGATTCCACCCCCGATGCGTTGGCGGCGCTGGACGTCTGCGTCGAGGTCGGTTGCACCCGTATCCTCACGTCTGGCCACGCCCCCAGCGCACTCGAAGGTGCGGAAAAACTACGCAATCTTCAATCGCGCGCTGCGGGCCGCATCCAGGTCCTGGCCGGGGGCAAGGTCCGACCCGCGAACGCCGCCGAGATCGTCCGCCGCTCCGGTGTACATCGCCTCCACGCGGGCCTGCTGACCACGACCGAGCGCGGCCCCGAACTTGACA